Proteins encoded together in one Amblyomma americanum isolate KBUSLIRL-KWMA chromosome 1, ASM5285725v1, whole genome shotgun sequence window:
- the LOC144113836 gene encoding uncharacterized protein LOC144113836, giving the protein MAPTGKRRSRRHPRDVPAELLETRKQQTSAALRVTAERLTRPAERCFLNQREFLRASRNAEPHPIRLERIRVAERARLTRWSPSLSPPPNPRRSSRLRFRKRATCCSPSLLPSSSDASHAPCEKRRRCLRAPGAHATNREWSPETERRERLIVSRTLAELHRSLAEKRHLLQQNGKSVLSKVRSYLQDVALKAQREEQEEEKEEDIAFSRVSREAGREEQEEEKEEDIAFLLVSREAGREEQEEEKEEDIASSRVSGEAGREEQEEEKEEDIAFLRVSREAGREEQEEEKEEDIASSRVSGEAGREEQEEEKEEDIAFSRVSREARREEQCHIT; this is encoded by the coding sequence ATGGCGCCGACTGGAAAACGCCGTTCACGACGCCACCCGCGGGATGTGCCTGCGGAACTGCTGGAAACCCGCAAGCAGCAGACAAGCGCTGCCCTACGCGTGACTGCCGAAAGACTTACGAGACCCGCCGAGCGTTGCTTCCTGAACCAGCGGGAGTTTCTTCGGGCCAGCAGGAACGCGGAGCCTCACCCGATACGCCTGGAACGCATCCGAGTCGCGGAACGCGCCAGGTTGACACGTTGGTCTCCATCACTGTCGCCGCCACCGAACCCTAGGCGGAGCAGCAGGCTGCGCTTCCGCAAGCGGGCCACTTGCTGTTCGCCCTCTCTGCTGCCTTCGTCATCCGACGCGAGCCACGCGCCGTGCGAAAAGCGTCGCAGGTGCCTTCGAGCGCCGGGAGCTCACGCGACTAATCGGGAGTGGTCGCCGGAGACGGAGAGGCGCGAACGCCTCATCGTGTCCCGCACTTTGGCGGAGCTGCACAGGTCTCTGGCCGAAAAGCGCCATCTGCTGCAGCAGAACGGGAAGAGTGTGCTCAGCAAAGTGCGAAGCTACCTCCAGGACGTGGCTCTAAAGGCTCAGAGAGAAgagcaggaggaggagaaagaagaggacaTTGCTTTTTCGCGTGTGTCTCGAGAAGCTGGGAGAGAAgagcaggaggaggagaaagaagaggacaTTGCTTTTTTGCTTGTGTCTCGAGAGGCTGGGAGAGAAgagcaggaggaggagaaagaagaggacaTCGCTTCTTCGCGTGTGTCTGGAGAGGCTGGGAGAGAAgagcaggaggaggagaaagaagaggacaTTGCTTTTTTGCGTGTGTCTCGAGAGGCTGGGAGAGAAgagcaggaggaggagaaagaagaggacaTCGCTTCTTCGCGTGTGTCTGGAGAGGCTGGGAGAGAAgagcaggaggaggagaaagaagaggacaTTGCTTTTTCGCGTGTCTCTCGAGAGGCTCGGAGAGAAGAGcagtgccatattacttga
- the LOC144113842 gene encoding uncharacterized protein LOC144113842, which produces MLQNILSKHFCLNCSLNASHKLSTGNIFTATKEVLQDFLSRPQTASGVFMDGNVSFCYVTEDMAASMTATVDCLPVIIPSGDAFFCSPAFNSAIYFSASRTHSLGRLALFVEIVTTTMTAIEA; this is translated from the exons ATGTTGCAAAACATATTATCAAAACACTTTTGCTTAAACTGCAGCCTCAATGCATCTCACAAGTTGTCCACAGGAAATATCTTCACAGCAACAAAG GAAGTGCTTCAGGACTTTTTGTCTAGACCACAGACTGCATCTGGTGTATTCATGGATGGCAATGTCAGCTTTTGCTATGTCACAGAAGACATGGCTGCATCCATGACAGCTACAGTTGACTGCCTACCTGTGATCATTCCATCTGGTGATGCATTTTTCTGCAGCCCAGCTTTCAACAGTGCTATTTACTTTTCAGCATCGAGGACACACAGCTTGGGCCGGCTAGCCCTTTTTGTTGAGATTGTGACAACCACCATGACAGCTATAGAAGCGTGA